The Amycolatopsis sp. QT-25 genomic sequence CCTGCTGTTCGCCGGGCGTCGCAGACTGGATTCTCGACGTCACTCGACCTCCTGATGCCACGTGGCTGGATTCCCGCTGGGTCCTCTGCCGGACCGCTTCAGTCCCCCGGGCAGCGGTCAGCCTCCCACGAAGTGTGTCAAACTCGGGCGAACTGGCGGGGGGAACCCCGCCAACCCCAGTCGATGACTCTGTGCAACCAGGGACTTTACCTCGATTGAGTGAGGTGAGCGCGTTTTCGGGCGCTCCCGCTGACGCGGTGTTCTGTCGTATGCTCCGGTGCGAGGTCGCTCGACTACGGAGAGGCGTAATCGCATATGAGCGAGGTGAGCACCGCCCAGCCCCGGTTCGATCTGAGCGGATTCGCGGTCGCGCCGGAGCTGGCCGCCGACGCCCACGTGAAGATCTCCGCCCTGCAGGACGTGGTCGGCCAGATGATCCGCGAGGCCAAGGTCCTCGGCCGCACGGTTCCCCTCGGCGGGGGATACGCCGACGAGGTCGGCAGGTTCATGGCGCAGTACGGGATCGGCGCGGAAGGCTCCGCGGTCGAGGCGCTCACGGCGTTCGGCAAGGAACTCGAGGCGCTCAAGAACCGGATCGAGAAGGCGCTGGCCCGCTACACCCGACAGGACGAGCAGGCGGCGGAGGACGTGGACTGTGTCGGCGGCTGAACCCATGACCCCCCGCCTTCCTCTGCTGGCTCTCTGCGGCGCGCTCGCCGTCATGACAGTGTCCGCCTGCGGGCAAGGAGCCGCAGGCCAGGCGAAGGTTCCGGCCGCGGCGGACGGCGCGGGCCCGGCCCCCTCGTCTTCGGCAGCCGCGCCGGATCGCGGTGTCGACCCGTGCGCGCTGCTCGGCCCGCAGGACAGGTCCACGGCCGGGATCAACGTGCTCGGCGTCGCGAAGGAGATCGACGGCGCCCGCGCCTGCGACTGGACGGTGCCCGCGACCTTCGGCGTCACCATCACCGTGGACGAGCGCAACGGCCTGACGGACCTCGAGGTCGCGCGCAAGACCGCCACCAAGACCGAGGTCGGCGGCCGTGCCGCGCTCAAGGTCGCCGACGTCAAGGCCGCCGACGGGACCTGCGCGGTCCTGCTCGGCTTGGGGGAGAGGGCGAGCGTCCAGATCGACGTGAGCAACACGAACTTCACCGACACCCCGCTCGCCTGCGAGCGCGCGGTGGAGGTGGCGGAACTGGCCGAACCCAAACTGCCTTAGGGCTCACCACCGGATACCGAGGAGAAGGTGTCGTGTCTGAAGGAGAGACGCCGGGGCGCGAGGTCCCGGTCGCGGTCACGCGGTACGAGGCCTACAGCCACGAGGCGCTGGCCGCCGAAGTCGAAGCGGGCAACGATCCCGAGGCGGCGGGCGGCATCGGCGCCGGCTGGGACGCGCTCGCCCGCCGGATGAACGACGTGACGTCGGAGCTCACGGGGCTGGTCGGCTCCAGCGAAGAGAATTGGCGCGGGGAAGCGGGCGACGCGCTCCGCGGCGTGCTGGCCAAGGCGTCCGGCTGGCTGACCTGGTCCGCGGATCTCTCGTCCGCGCTCGGGAAGGCCGTCGCCGGGCAGGCGGAGGCCGCCGCGCGGGCCCGTGCCGACATGCCGCCGCCGGTGGCCTACGACCCGGGCGCGATGATCCGCGGCGCCGCCGCCCGCGGAAATCTCGCGCTCCTCGCCGCGCTCGCCGACGAGATGGAGGCCAAGCACGCGGAGGCCGAAGAAGCCCGGCGCAAGGCCGTCGACGTCATGAACACCCGCGATACCTCCTTGCGTTCGCTGGCCCCGCAGGTCTCCTTCGGGAAGCCGCCCGAGCTGGGGCGGTCTTGATCCGCGTTTCCGCGTCGGCCTTCGACGTCCTCTGGTCCGACCTGGGGCACGCGGCCCCGCCCTGGCCGCTGTCCGTCCGCAGCGTCGGCGTCACGGAAGCGGAACGCGCCGAGATCCGCGACGCGGTCTACGAAAACCTCGCCGAGCGCGGCCTTTATGACGGGGACCGGCTCGACGCCGCCTTGGAAGCGCGGCTGGACCTGCTCGCGCGCGCCGAGGTCTACGTCGAATGCGAGGCTCTGGCCGACATGACGGCCGAAGCCCCGTTCCGCGCGGTCGCGGCCGCGCGCGGACGGCACGGTGTCCTGGCCACCCAACCGGAACAGACCATCGCGCTGTCGGGGATCGGCGACGGCGAGGTGTTCGCCGCGATCGTCGACGTCCTGCCCGAACTGCGGCCCGGCCCCGGCTACGGGATCAGCCTGCCAGCCGCGCGCTTCGGCGGTGACCTGGAGGATCCGGTGTTCGGCGACGGCGGACGTTCCTCGGCCTCGGACAGTCAGCTGCGCGAGGTGCTCGCGATCCAGGCCCGCCCGGTCTACAGCGCGGGCCAGTTCACCGTGCGGACCCGCGACCGCGACGGCCGGGCGCACCGCGCAGGCGGGCTGACCTGGTTCGACACCGATGTCGGCGCGTACTGCGCGGCGCGGACCGAGGGCCGCGGCGGGCAGGCGTGGGTGACCGTGTCCCCGGTGGACGGTCCCCGGCTGGCCGCGCGGCTCGCTTCGCTGCTGGACCCGGACCGCTAGCCTGGGACGGTTCGATCGCCCGAGGGGGGCTTTCGGGAAAGGGGTTTCGGATGACCGTGCCGTTCGGCGGCCCAGTGCGCGATCCGCAGGAATGGATGCGCGAACAGGAGCGGCGCAGTGCCGTCCTGCTCGCCAAGGCGGAGCAGGCGAAAGCCGATCTGGAGAACAACGTCGTCACCCTGAGCAGCCCGGATCGGCTGGTCACCGTGACGGTCAACCCCGGCGGCGGCCTGACTTCGCTCGCGCTTTCCCCGCAGGCGCAGGACCGGCCGCCCGCCCAGCTCGCGTCGCTGATCATGAGCACCTATCGCAAGGCGACGACTAGGGCCGCGGACCGGACGCTGGAGATCATGGCCGGACTGACCGGCGAAGACTCCGAGGCTGTCGATTTCCTCAAGAGCACCTTGCCGCCACGGGAAGAACCGCAGGCCACCCCGGAACCGGACGATTCCGCGCGCTTCGGCGTCCCAGCCGAACCGCCTCCCACTCCGCCCGCGAAGCCCCGGCCGCCTCGCCCCATCTCCGACGAGGACGACGGCGAAGACTTCCAGCACGTCGACTGGACCGGTCGCTCGTGAGCGGGCCGGGATACGGCGTTTCGCCGGAACGCCTCAAAGCGCACGCGGACCAGGTCTCCGACCTCGCCGACCGCATCCGCGGCGCGGCTTCGGCGGCGAACCAGGTCGGGATGGGCGGCTTTGCGGGCTACGGCCTGCTGTGCGCGGTGCCGGTCGGGGGTGTCCTGCAGATGGCCCAGGGTGACGCGGACGAGCTGATGACCAG encodes the following:
- a CDS encoding DUF3558 family protein, which gives rise to MTVSACGQGAAGQAKVPAAADGAGPAPSSSAAAPDRGVDPCALLGPQDRSTAGINVLGVAKEIDGARACDWTVPATFGVTITVDERNGLTDLEVARKTATKTEVGGRAALKVADVKAADGTCAVLLGLGERASVQIDVSNTNFTDTPLACERAVEVAELAEPKLP
- a CDS encoding PPE domain-containing protein; amino-acid sequence: MSEGETPGREVPVAVTRYEAYSHEALAAEVEAGNDPEAAGGIGAGWDALARRMNDVTSELTGLVGSSEENWRGEAGDALRGVLAKASGWLTWSADLSSALGKAVAGQAEAAARARADMPPPVAYDPGAMIRGAAARGNLALLAALADEMEAKHAEAEEARRKAVDVMNTRDTSLRSLAPQVSFGKPPELGRS
- a CDS encoding ESX secretion-associated protein EspG gives rise to the protein MIRVSASAFDVLWSDLGHAAPPWPLSVRSVGVTEAERAEIRDAVYENLAERGLYDGDRLDAALEARLDLLARAEVYVECEALADMTAEAPFRAVAAARGRHGVLATQPEQTIALSGIGDGEVFAAIVDVLPELRPGPGYGISLPAARFGGDLEDPVFGDGGRSSASDSQLREVLAIQARPVYSAGQFTVRTRDRDGRAHRAGGLTWFDTDVGAYCAARTEGRGGQAWVTVSPVDGPRLAARLASLLDPDR
- a CDS encoding YbaB/EbfC family nucleoid-associated protein, which produces MTVPFGGPVRDPQEWMREQERRSAVLLAKAEQAKADLENNVVTLSSPDRLVTVTVNPGGGLTSLALSPQAQDRPPAQLASLIMSTYRKATTRAADRTLEIMAGLTGEDSEAVDFLKSTLPPREEPQATPEPDDSARFGVPAEPPPTPPAKPRPPRPISDEDDGEDFQHVDWTGRS
- a CDS encoding type VII secretion target; the encoded protein is MSGPGYGVSPERLKAHADQVSDLADRIRGAASAANQVGMGGFAGYGLLCAVPVGGVLQMAQGDADELMTSAANLGSALSEALHKAATDYTRIDDDAAQLGRDLGKKL